The following coding sequences are from one Paenibacillus tundrae window:
- the queD gene encoding 6-carboxytetrahydropterin synthase QueD yields the protein MREPGTFRIVERLQRIDEDILPTQLRYHRKRVLVSKEFTFDAAHHLHCYEGKCKNLHGHTYKVIFGISGYPGETGLTVDFGHIKDIWKTKIEGYLDHQYLNETLPLMNTTAENMVVWLFEQMEHALQTEPYAALTEGGRTEFVRLYETPTSYAEARREWMIDE from the coding sequence ATGAGAGAGCCTGGAACATTCCGTATTGTTGAACGTTTGCAGCGGATTGACGAGGATATCCTGCCAACACAGCTAAGATATCATCGCAAACGTGTACTGGTCAGCAAGGAGTTTACTTTTGACGCGGCACATCATCTGCACTGTTATGAAGGTAAGTGCAAGAACTTGCACGGTCATACGTATAAAGTTATTTTCGGCATCAGCGGTTATCCGGGTGAAACCGGGCTGACGGTTGATTTTGGACATATTAAAGATATATGGAAAACAAAAATCGAAGGTTATCTGGATCACCAGTACCTTAATGAAACACTGCCTCTGATGAACACAACGGCGGAAAATATGGTCGTATGGCTGTTCGAACAAATGGAACACGCGCTTCAGACGGAGCCATATGCGGCACTCACTGAAGGCGGACGTACGGAGTTTGTAAGACTTTATGAGA
- the queC gene encoding 7-cyano-7-deazaguanine synthase QueC, translating into MNEEKAVVVFSGGQDSTTCLFWAKQQFAEVEVVTFDYGQRHKLEIECASAIAKDLGVQQTVLDMSLLNQLAPNALTRNDVEITHNEGELPSTFVDGRNLLFLSFAAILAKQKGARHLVTGVCETDFSGYPDCRDSFVKSMNVTLNLSMDYPFVIHTPLMWLDKAQTWKMADDLGAFEYVRERTLTCYNGVIGDGCGECPACKLRKAGLDQYVEQRTAIGHTGVDVR; encoded by the coding sequence TTGAACGAAGAAAAAGCAGTCGTTGTTTTCAGCGGCGGTCAGGACAGTACAACTTGTTTGTTCTGGGCCAAACAGCAATTTGCTGAAGTTGAGGTGGTTACGTTTGATTACGGACAGCGCCACAAGCTGGAGATTGAATGTGCCTCTGCTATTGCTAAGGATCTCGGTGTGCAGCAGACTGTGCTAGATATGAGCCTGCTCAACCAGCTTGCCCCTAACGCATTAACTCGTAATGATGTAGAAATTACACATAATGAAGGCGAGCTGCCCAGCACTTTTGTGGATGGACGTAACCTGCTGTTCCTTAGCTTCGCCGCTATTCTTGCCAAACAAAAAGGCGCACGTCATCTCGTCACAGGTGTATGTGAAACCGATTTTAGCGGATATCCGGATTGCCGCGACTCATTTGTTAAATCAATGAATGTCACTCTTAACCTGTCGATGGATTATCCGTTCGTAATTCACACGCCTTTGATGTGGCTGGACAAAGCCCAAACTTGGAAAATGGCAGATGATCTGGGTGCCTTTGAATATGTACGCGAGCGCACACTCACTTGTTATAACGGCGTGATTGGGGATGGCTGCGGAGAATGCCCTGCATGTAAATTGCGCAAAGCCGGATTGGATCAGTACGTAGAGCAACGTACAGCAATAGGTCATACGGGAGTGGATGTGCGATGA
- a CDS encoding AIM24 family protein, translating to MHIHLNTVEAGGAGQVVTFSLVQDDRLHILHPQQIVAFRGSSNSRNDKFMNISGIVRKKKLIKSEISGPCQFVAALPPGFTMKEVELDEESDLLYDFRHLFFYSDGVTMHTKIQKIKNMLITQDAVKMKFSGKGKIGLLTQGQVCQQELHPTAPLYVDAGSIIAYPENAHLELTVYGNHLASQHMNYHWKMTGHGSVLFQAGRENSRLERDVNDEGLFKRILKEVIPFGNVLIK from the coding sequence ATGCACATACACCTCAATACCGTTGAAGCTGGTGGCGCTGGACAAGTCGTTACCTTCTCGCTTGTTCAGGACGACCGGCTTCATATTTTGCATCCACAGCAGATTGTTGCATTTCGTGGCTCTAGTAACAGCCGTAATGATAAGTTTATGAACATTTCAGGCATTGTCCGCAAAAAGAAACTGATCAAATCGGAAATCTCTGGTCCATGCCAGTTTGTAGCTGCGCTCCCTCCCGGTTTTACGATGAAAGAGGTCGAGCTGGATGAAGAGAGTGATCTGTTATACGACTTCAGACATCTCTTTTTTTACTCCGATGGCGTCACCATGCATACCAAAATTCAGAAAATCAAAAATATGCTCATCACCCAAGATGCGGTCAAAATGAAGTTTTCGGGAAAAGGCAAGATCGGACTGTTAACTCAAGGCCAAGTATGCCAACAGGAGCTACATCCCACCGCCCCGCTCTATGTCGACGCGGGCAGCATTATCGCCTACCCTGAGAATGCACACTTGGAACTCACCGTATATGGGAACCATCTGGCGAGTCAGCATATGAATTATCACTGGAAAATGACTGGACACGGCTCGGTTCTATTTCAAGCAGGACGTGAGAATAGCCGACTGGAAAGGGATGTGAACGATGAAGGTCTGTTCAAGCGAATCTTGAAAGAAGTGATCCCCTTCGGGAACGTTTTAATTAAATAA